One window of Sinorhizobium numidicum genomic DNA carries:
- a CDS encoding NUDIX hydrolase — protein sequence MARPGVDFPGLGCGLAVMRDGKLLLCRRLKAPEAGHWSIVGGKVDHMERSEDAARREAEEESGLAIHSARFLCLSEQMIEADRQHWISLIYVTEDFSGEPRLTEPDKLSDIGWFDLSALPQPLSRFAADAVRALG from the coding sequence ATGGCGCGTCCCGGCGTCGATTTTCCCGGTCTCGGCTGCGGTCTCGCTGTCATGCGCGACGGCAAGCTTCTTCTTTGCCGCCGGTTGAAGGCGCCGGAGGCAGGACACTGGAGCATCGTCGGCGGCAAGGTCGACCACATGGAGCGCTCGGAGGATGCCGCGCGGCGCGAGGCCGAGGAGGAAAGCGGGCTCGCGATTCATTCGGCGCGCTTTCTCTGCCTCAGCGAGCAAATGATCGAAGCCGACAGGCAGCACTGGATCTCCCTCATCTATGTGACGGAAGATTTTTCCGGCGAGCCGCGCCTCACTGAGCCGGACAAACTTTCCGATATCGGCTGGTTCGACCTCTCCGCCCTGCCCCAACCGCTGTCACGCTTCGCTGCGGATGCCGTGCGGGCGCTCGGTTAG
- a CDS encoding vWA domain-containing protein produces MTGEPHPDRTDISALPPGGGRLADNIVFFARALRRAGMRIGPAAIADAIDAVTLIGIGSRDEFYAALQCTFVKRHEDQALFDEAFRLFWRSRDVVRKMIALMSPVMPQRHEESRLRRAGEVRLSEALLSGRDETRPPADEPEIEVDARYTASGRELFRKADFAQMTAAEIAEARKALSSLLLPFDRVRTRRYRSSRRPIRIDPRTTMRDAMRLGGDFILPRFREPRLVHPPLVVLADISGSMSRYTRIFLHFLHALTEQRHRVHTFLFGTRLTNVTRQMRNRDPDEALDQCLAAVKDWSGGTRIGETLHEFNRRWSRRVLGQGAIVLLITDGLERDDTAELEIEIDRLHRSCRRLIWLNPLLRFDGFEARARGVRAILPHVDEFRAAHNLESVAELVRSLAGRGAREADPRRFMHAAQVGRSR; encoded by the coding sequence ATGACGGGCGAGCCCCATCCCGACCGCACCGATATTTCGGCGCTACCGCCGGGCGGAGGGCGGCTCGCCGACAACATCGTTTTTTTTGCCCGCGCGCTGCGGCGAGCAGGGATGAGGATAGGTCCCGCCGCCATTGCCGATGCCATCGACGCCGTGACCCTGATCGGCATTGGTTCGCGCGATGAATTCTATGCAGCTCTTCAATGTACATTCGTCAAGCGTCACGAAGATCAGGCCCTGTTCGATGAAGCCTTCCGGCTCTTCTGGCGCTCGCGCGACGTCGTTCGGAAGATGATCGCGCTGATGTCGCCCGTGATGCCTCAGCGCCATGAAGAAAGCCGGCTGAGGCGTGCCGGCGAGGTGCGCCTCAGCGAGGCGCTCCTCAGCGGACGAGATGAGACCCGCCCGCCGGCTGACGAACCGGAAATCGAGGTCGATGCGCGCTACACCGCTTCCGGCCGAGAGCTTTTCCGCAAAGCGGACTTCGCGCAGATGACGGCTGCGGAAATCGCAGAGGCGAGGAAGGCGCTGTCGTCCCTGTTGTTGCCTTTTGATCGCGTGAGGACGCGGCGCTATCGCTCTTCCCGCCGGCCGATACGGATCGACCCGCGCACCACCATGCGCGATGCCATGCGCCTCGGCGGCGACTTCATTCTGCCCCGCTTTCGCGAGCCGCGTCTCGTTCATCCGCCGCTTGTCGTACTGGCGGATATTTCCGGCTCCATGAGCCGATACACGCGAATTTTCCTGCATTTCCTGCACGCACTGACGGAACAGCGACATCGGGTTCATACGTTCCTGTTCGGCACGCGGCTTACGAATGTCACCCGGCAGATGCGCAACCGCGATCCCGACGAGGCGCTCGACCAATGCTTGGCGGCGGTCAAGGACTGGTCGGGCGGCACGCGCATCGGCGAAACGCTGCACGAGTTCAATCGGCGCTGGTCGCGCCGTGTGCTCGGGCAGGGGGCCATCGTGCTGTTGATCACCGATGGTCTCGAACGCGATGACACGGCGGAACTCGAGATCGAGATCGACCGTCTGCATCGCTCGTGCCGCCGTCTCATCTGGCTCAACCCGCTGCTGCGTTTCGACGGATTCGAGGCGCGCGCACGGGGAGTCAGAGCGATCTTGCCGCATGTCGACGAATTTCGAGCGGCACACAATCTCGAATCCGTCGCGGAACTGGTAAGATCGCTCGCCGGTCGAGGTGCACGTGAAGCCGATCCACGACGCTTCATGCATGCGGCACAAGTCGGCCGATCACGATGA
- a CDS encoding DEAD/DEAH box helicase, with translation MTNFADLGLSQKVLSAVTDAGYTTPTPIQAGAIPPALQRRDILGIAQTGTGKTASFVLPMLTLLEKGRARARMPRTLILEPTRELAAQVAENFDKYGKNHKLNIALLIGGVSFDEQDRKLERGADVLICTPGRLLDHFERGKLLMSGVEILVIDEADRMLDMGFIPDIERIAKLIPFTRQTLFFSATMPAEIQKLADRFLQNPERLEVARRASTATTVTQRFVAAHAKDYEKRATLRDLIRAQDDLKNAIIFCNRKKDVADLFRSLDRHGFSVGALHGDMDQRSRMAMLANFKDGNIKLLVASDVAARGLDIPDVSHVFNFDVPIHAEDYVHRIGRTGRAGRSGASFTLVTKRDIKFADAIEKLIDQKVEWLNGDLSELPEPMESHDNRRERGRDGRRDRKKDVERSSKGRSDRRPDTATADSAAEIEPVVERAEAVKPQRNTDTSKQGHAGRNDRLGRAQSAANDDNRDRRSRHRRDYDDGPTPIGFGDEIPAFMLIVGKA, from the coding sequence TTGACAAATTTTGCTGACCTTGGCCTGAGCCAAAAAGTTCTCTCCGCAGTTACCGACGCGGGCTATACGACTCCAACACCGATCCAGGCTGGCGCCATTCCCCCGGCACTGCAACGTCGTGATATTCTCGGTATTGCGCAGACCGGAACCGGGAAGACGGCATCCTTCGTGCTGCCGATGCTGACCCTTCTGGAAAAGGGACGCGCCCGTGCGCGCATGCCGCGCACACTGATTCTGGAGCCGACGCGCGAGCTTGCCGCTCAGGTTGCCGAGAACTTCGACAAGTACGGCAAGAATCACAAGCTGAACATCGCTCTTCTGATCGGCGGCGTTTCGTTCGACGAGCAGGACCGGAAGCTTGAGCGCGGCGCCGACGTTCTGATCTGCACGCCCGGCCGCCTTCTCGACCACTTCGAGCGCGGCAAACTCTTGATGAGCGGCGTCGAGATCTTGGTTATCGACGAAGCCGATCGCATGCTCGACATGGGTTTCATTCCGGATATCGAGCGCATTGCCAAGCTCATTCCGTTCACCCGGCAGACGCTGTTTTTCTCGGCGACGATGCCAGCGGAAATCCAGAAGCTCGCCGACCGTTTCCTGCAGAATCCGGAGCGCCTGGAAGTGGCGCGCCGCGCCTCGACGGCAACGACGGTGACGCAACGCTTCGTTGCTGCACATGCGAAGGATTACGAGAAGCGCGCCACGCTTCGCGATCTTATTCGCGCCCAGGACGATTTGAAGAACGCGATCATCTTCTGCAACCGCAAGAAGGATGTCGCCGATCTCTTCCGTTCGCTTGACCGCCACGGCTTTTCGGTCGGCGCTCTCCACGGTGACATGGACCAGCGTTCGCGCATGGCGATGCTCGCAAATTTCAAGGACGGCAACATCAAGCTGCTCGTTGCTTCCGACGTCGCGGCGCGCGGGCTGGATATTCCGGACGTCAGCCACGTCTTCAATTTCGACGTGCCGATCCATGCTGAAGACTATGTTCACCGCATTGGCCGCACCGGGCGCGCCGGCCGTTCTGGCGCCTCCTTCACGCTCGTCACCAAGCGCGACATCAAGTTCGCCGACGCCATCGAAAAGCTGATCGACCAGAAGGTCGAGTGGCTGAACGGCGATCTTTCCGAACTGCCGGAGCCGATGGAAAGCCACGACAATCGGCGCGAACGTGGACGCGACGGTCGCAGGGATCGAAAAAAAGATGTGGAACGCTCCAGCAAGGGCCGTTCCGATCGTAGACCTGATACCGCGACCGCCGATAGTGCGGCTGAAATCGAACCAGTCGTGGAAAGGGCGGAAGCCGTGAAACCGCAACGCAATACCGACACCAGCAAGCAGGGCCACGCTGGCCGCAACGATCGTCTTGGCCGTGCACAGAGCGCGGCAAATGACGACAACCGCGACCGCCGCAGCCGGCACCGCCGCGATTATGACGATGGCCCGACGCCGATCGGTTTCGGCGACGAGATTCCGGCCTTCATGCTGATCGTTGGCAAGGCCTGA
- a CDS encoding branched-chain amino acid ABC transporter substrate-binding protein, whose translation MLKSIVTSLFVAGLALAAPAFAAGLKVAVVAPAEGPFATLGKQVTDGAAFQAGDRGSQTIFINESCDPAGGEALTKALLASGAEAAIGFLCTESLEAALPALAQAGIPAITLSVRSDILMEDALKKKWPLYRLAPSGKAEAAAITELIIANWRGKPLALIDDGTIHSRELVEGVRSALAEIGITPVFTDTYRPAQEQQVSLVRRLAKSGATHVFTGGDRYDTAIIARDAKAENVQITLLGGDTLNAADLDVPLQDGVLAVTVPDAARSNEAAPVVKAMRAAGIEPEGYVLPAFAAMSLLERAKDQAAKDGNALADALLKGPYATVLGPIKFNGSHERAETPYRLMQWQGGRFVDVPDAGSAE comes from the coding sequence ATGCTTAAGTCAATTGTTACGAGCCTTTTCGTCGCCGGACTGGCGCTGGCTGCCCCTGCCTTCGCCGCCGGATTGAAAGTCGCTGTCGTCGCTCCCGCCGAGGGCCCCTTCGCCACGCTTGGCAAGCAGGTGACCGACGGAGCCGCCTTCCAGGCCGGCGACCGTGGAAGTCAGACGATCTTTATCAACGAGAGCTGCGATCCCGCGGGCGGCGAAGCGCTGACGAAAGCGCTGCTCGCAAGCGGCGCGGAAGCCGCGATCGGCTTCCTCTGCACCGAGAGCCTGGAGGCGGCCCTGCCAGCGCTCGCCCAAGCCGGCATTCCGGCGATTACGCTCAGCGTCCGCTCGGATATCCTCATGGAGGACGCCCTCAAGAAGAAATGGCCGCTTTACCGCTTGGCGCCGAGCGGCAAGGCTGAAGCCGCCGCGATCACGGAGTTGATCATAGCGAATTGGCGAGGCAAGCCGCTCGCGCTGATCGACGATGGCACGATCCATAGCCGCGAGCTTGTCGAAGGCGTCCGCAGCGCCCTCGCGGAAATCGGGATAACGCCGGTCTTTACCGACACGTACCGTCCCGCCCAGGAACAGCAGGTCAGTCTTGTCCGGCGACTGGCAAAGAGCGGCGCAACCCACGTCTTCACCGGCGGCGACCGCTACGACACAGCGATCATCGCGCGGGATGCAAAGGCAGAAAATGTCCAGATCACGCTTCTTGGCGGAGATACGCTGAATGCCGCCGACCTGGATGTGCCGCTGCAGGACGGCGTGCTTGCCGTGACCGTTCCGGACGCGGCGCGGTCCAACGAAGCCGCTCCGGTGGTGAAGGCTATGCGCGCCGCGGGCATCGAGCCGGAAGGCTACGTGCTTCCGGCCTTCGCCGCCATGTCGCTGCTCGAGCGGGCAAAAGATCAGGCCGCAAAGGACGGCAATGCCCTTGCCGACGCTCTCCTGAAAGGGCCTTATGCAACAGTACTAGGGCCGATCAAGTTCAATGGCAGCCACGAAAGGGCTGAGACGCCGTATAGGCTGATGCAATGGCAGGGCGGTCGCTTTGTCGACGTCCCGGACGCAGGTAGTGCGGAATGA
- a CDS encoding TfoX/Sxy family protein → MDNTAIEEMFETLGPVKIRRMFGGKGIYLEGVIFALEVDGEILLKGDAQSAPEFEEAGSRQWTYDGKGKPVKMPYWSIPDSALDDPDEMARWARTAYEAALRAKK, encoded by the coding sequence ATGGACAACACGGCAATCGAGGAAATGTTCGAAACCCTGGGACCGGTCAAGATCCGCCGCATGTTCGGCGGCAAGGGCATCTATTTAGAAGGTGTCATCTTCGCGCTCGAAGTGGACGGTGAGATCCTTCTGAAGGGTGACGCACAGTCGGCGCCCGAATTCGAAGAGGCAGGCAGTCGGCAATGGACCTACGACGGCAAGGGCAAACCGGTGAAGATGCCCTATTGGAGCATTCCCGACTCCGCTCTCGACGATCCGGACGAAATGGCCCGTTGGGCGAGGACCGCTTACGAGGCCGCACTCAGAGCGAAGAAATAA
- a CDS encoding P1 family peptidase: MMRQGPNNLITDVAGLLVGNAEDHQLKSGVTAVLCDPPATAAVQVLGGAPGTRETELLAPHNTVQTVDAVVLSGGSAFGLDAASGVQAALREMGRGFAVGPHRVPIVPAAILFDLANGGDKDWGRFSPYRDLGYEAVRAAAATFRTGSAGAGTGALTATFKGGLGSASAVLANGVTIGALVAVNALGSATIGETRHFWAAPFELGDEFGGLGLPVPWPKDAAVPRFKFRERQAAATNTTIAIIATDAILTKAEAKRLAIAAHDGFSRALWPSHTPLDGDLVFTLSTGASGKALLLEDFIDLSAAAAATMARAIARGVHDAAAAANDVKSCWSTP; encoded by the coding sequence ATGATGCGCCAGGGGCCTAATAATCTGATCACGGATGTCGCGGGATTGCTGGTCGGCAATGCCGAGGATCATCAGTTGAAGTCAGGCGTCACAGCAGTGCTGTGCGACCCACCCGCGACGGCAGCGGTTCAGGTTCTCGGCGGCGCCCCCGGCACGCGGGAAACCGAGTTGCTCGCCCCTCATAACACGGTCCAGACCGTGGACGCAGTCGTGCTCTCCGGCGGTTCCGCTTTCGGTCTGGATGCGGCATCCGGTGTCCAGGCAGCCCTTCGCGAGATGGGACGCGGTTTCGCCGTCGGCCCGCACCGTGTCCCGATCGTGCCGGCGGCTATCCTCTTCGATCTCGCCAACGGGGGCGATAAGGATTGGGGGCGTTTTTCCCCCTATCGCGATTTGGGCTACGAAGCCGTACGCGCCGCAGCCGCGACATTTCGGACCGGCAGTGCCGGTGCAGGCACGGGCGCGCTTACAGCCACCTTCAAGGGCGGCCTCGGCTCGGCATCGGCGGTGCTGGCAAACGGCGTCACCATCGGTGCGCTTGTTGCCGTCAACGCGCTTGGTTCGGCGACGATTGGCGAGACGCGCCATTTCTGGGCCGCGCCCTTCGAATTGGGGGACGAGTTCGGCGGACTTGGCCTGCCCGTTCCCTGGCCGAAGGACGCTGCAGTCCCTCGCTTCAAGTTTCGCGAGCGGCAGGCGGCGGCCACCAACACGACCATCGCGATCATCGCTACCGATGCGATTCTCACCAAGGCCGAGGCGAAACGGCTGGCGATTGCCGCGCATGACGGTTTTTCCCGTGCGCTGTGGCCATCGCACACGCCGCTCGACGGCGATCTCGTCTTCACGCTTTCCACCGGCGCCAGCGGCAAGGCTCTCTTGCTCGAAGATTTCATCGACCTTAGCGCCGCGGCGGCGGCGACGATGGCGCGGGCGATCGCGCGCGGCGTCCACGACGCCGCGGCGGCGGCGAACGATGTCAAGTCTTGTTGGTCGACTCCGTAA
- a CDS encoding AAA family ATPase — protein MATQEIGKLPQSIDETMAMLEAHDYLAGTALATVLFLALRMKRPLFLEGEAGVGKTEIAKVLARSLDRPLIRLQCYEGLDVASAVYEWNYPAQMLEIRLSEAAGLVDRQRIESDIFSERFLIRRPVLQAISATVGRAPVFLIDELDRTDEAFEAFLLEVLSDFQVTIPELGTIKANEPPVVIITTNRTREIHDALKRRCLYHWVDYPKAEQELEIIRRKVPGCNATLSREIVAYVQKLRTVDLFKNPGVAETIDWATALTELDTLALDPETLADTLGTLLKYQDDIARIEGAEGHKLLAEVKAELLAQG, from the coding sequence ATGGCGACGCAGGAGATCGGAAAGCTGCCCCAATCCATCGATGAAACGATGGCGATGCTGGAGGCGCACGATTATCTCGCCGGCACTGCCCTCGCGACTGTTCTTTTCCTGGCTCTCAGGATGAAACGGCCGCTCTTCCTTGAAGGCGAGGCCGGTGTCGGCAAGACGGAGATCGCCAAAGTTCTCGCCCGCTCGCTCGACCGCCCGCTGATCCGCCTGCAGTGCTACGAGGGGCTCGACGTCGCATCGGCCGTCTATGAGTGGAACTATCCGGCGCAGATGCTGGAAATCCGCCTTTCGGAGGCGGCCGGCTTGGTCGATCGGCAGCGGATCGAGAGCGATATCTTCTCCGAGCGGTTCCTCATACGCCGCCCGGTGCTCCAGGCGATTTCGGCGACCGTCGGGCGAGCTCCGGTGTTCCTGATCGACGAACTCGATCGCACCGATGAGGCTTTCGAGGCCTTTCTGCTGGAAGTGCTCTCAGATTTTCAGGTCACCATACCGGAGCTTGGAACGATTAAGGCCAACGAACCGCCCGTTGTGATCATCACAACCAATCGAACGCGTGAAATTCACGACGCGCTGAAACGGCGCTGCCTCTATCACTGGGTCGATTATCCGAAAGCGGAACAGGAACTGGAGATCATCCGGCGCAAGGTGCCGGGCTGCAACGCAACCCTGTCCCGGGAGATCGTCGCTTATGTCCAGAAGCTGAGGACGGTCGATCTCTTCAAGAATCCCGGCGTGGCGGAGACGATCGACTGGGCGACAGCGCTGACCGAGCTCGACACGCTGGCACTCGATCCGGAGACGCTGGCTGATACGCTTGGCACGCTTCTCAAGTACCAGGACGATATCGCGCGGATCGAGGGCGCGGAGGGACACAAGCTGCTTGCCGAAGTAAAGGCCGAGCTGTTGGCGCAGGGCTGA
- a CDS encoding molybdopterin-binding/glycosyltransferase family 2 protein, with protein MRFGPAQLAEAEGAILAHAVKTATQKLAKGHRLTAADLALLAEADVAEVIVARLDPDDLPENEAAAKIAAAIAPDHLRFSEASTGRVNVYATVAGLFVANRAAIDRINRIDPAITLACLADHVAVDAGDMVATIKIIPLAVPGKFIARAETVLRAEPAFEVKPFTRRRAALIATELPSLKSQVMDKTHAVLAARLTRSGSPLLTEHRVAHSERAVADAIAELKSTHDLLIVFGASAVADPDDVIPAAIRHAGGVVEHVGMPVDPGNLLVLGRLGDIPVVGAPGCARSPRENGFDWILDRLLAGEWPSREDITGLGVGGLLKEIPTRPQPRETAIRQQQGPVAIVVLAAGTATRMGPGGQHKLLAEFGGTPLIRRSVDTALAAGASRVVVVTGYREAEIRAALTGLPVTFVSNPDYASGMASSLVAGLSALEGTVSGMLVMLADMPGITSDHLSKLISAFDAESGKAVVRAVAGGQRGNPVILPRETFGAVRQLVGDVGARHIVERSGLPVIDVELGAAARLDLDTPEVIVAAGGVLRE; from the coding sequence ATGAGGTTCGGCCCCGCGCAGCTCGCCGAGGCGGAAGGCGCCATTCTCGCACATGCGGTGAAGACCGCGACGCAGAAGCTGGCGAAAGGCCATCGTTTGACCGCTGCGGACCTCGCCTTACTTGCCGAAGCCGATGTGGCGGAGGTAATTGTGGCCAGGCTCGACCCGGACGACCTGCCGGAAAACGAGGCCGCAGCAAAAATTGCCGCAGCCATCGCCCCGGATCACCTACGCTTCTCCGAGGCATCGACCGGCAGGGTCAACGTCTACGCTACAGTCGCCGGTCTTTTCGTCGCGAATCGCGCGGCCATCGATCGAATAAACCGGATTGATCCGGCGATCACGCTCGCTTGTCTCGCCGACCACGTTGCCGTCGACGCCGGCGACATGGTGGCGACGATCAAGATCATCCCGCTCGCAGTGCCAGGCAAGTTCATCGCGCGAGCCGAAACCGTATTGCGCGCCGAGCCGGCCTTCGAGGTCAAACCATTTACGCGGCGGCGTGCCGCGCTGATTGCAACCGAGTTGCCGTCGCTGAAGAGCCAGGTAATGGACAAGACCCATGCCGTGCTCGCCGCTCGCCTTACCCGGTCCGGAAGCCCACTCCTGACCGAGCATCGCGTCGCTCATTCGGAGAGGGCAGTTGCCGATGCCATCGCCGAGCTCAAGTCGACCCATGATCTGCTCATCGTCTTTGGCGCCTCTGCGGTCGCCGATCCGGATGATGTGATCCCGGCTGCCATCCGGCATGCGGGCGGCGTTGTCGAGCATGTCGGGATGCCCGTCGACCCCGGCAATCTGCTGGTCCTCGGCCGGCTTGGCGACATTCCGGTTGTTGGAGCGCCGGGATGCGCCCGGAGCCCGAGAGAGAACGGTTTCGACTGGATTCTCGATCGTCTGCTTGCTGGAGAGTGGCCGAGCCGGGAAGACATCACCGGGCTCGGCGTCGGCGGGCTTCTCAAGGAAATCCCGACCAGGCCGCAACCCCGGGAAACGGCCATCAGGCAACAGCAAGGCCCCGTGGCGATCGTGGTCCTGGCTGCGGGCACGGCAACCCGGATGGGACCAGGCGGCCAGCACAAGCTCCTCGCCGAATTCGGCGGCACTCCATTGATCCGCCGTTCGGTTGACACGGCCCTTGCCGCAGGAGCAAGCAGGGTCGTCGTCGTTACCGGCTATCGCGAGGCAGAGATCCGGGCCGCGCTCACCGGCCTGCCGGTGACATTCGTGTCCAATCCAGATTATGCCAGCGGCATGGCCTCATCGCTTGTGGCGGGGCTGTCGGCGCTGGAGGGAACAGTCAGCGGCATGCTGGTGATGCTCGCCGACATGCCCGGCATTACCTCCGACCATCTGTCGAAGCTAATCTCGGCCTTCGATGCAGAATCAGGAAAAGCGGTCGTACGGGCCGTCGCCGGCGGCCAACGCGGTAATCCCGTCATTCTACCGAGAGAAACTTTTGGCGCCGTCAGGCAGCTCGTCGGCGATGTCGGAGCAAGACATATCGTCGAGCGCAGCGGGCTTCCGGTGATCGATGTGGAACTCGGTGCCGCCGCCCGCCTGGACCTCGACACGCCGGAAGTCATCGTTGCGGCCGGTGGTGTATTAAGGGAGTGA
- a CDS encoding flavin reductase family protein, whose protein sequence is MEKTRLDPITYRDAMSRMSAHVQLITAADGTERRGVTITASCSVSDDPPTILACLNAANPRNDIFSRSGSFALNLLGPQHIRLAHAFSGRDQLDMSRRFALGRWIQLTTGAPILVDAIAAFDCRLIEVKIMATHLILFGEVVDVQIGGKKPPLIYVDRGYHTL, encoded by the coding sequence TTGGAGAAAACCCGGCTGGACCCGATAACTTACCGCGACGCGATGAGTCGCATGTCCGCCCATGTGCAGTTGATCACCGCGGCCGACGGCACTGAGCGGCGTGGCGTAACCATTACTGCCTCCTGTTCGGTATCGGATGATCCGCCGACGATTCTGGCCTGCCTCAACGCGGCCAATCCGCGCAACGACATTTTTTCGCGCAGCGGCAGCTTCGCTTTGAATCTCCTTGGCCCCCAGCATATCCGGTTGGCGCATGCATTCTCCGGCCGGGACCAACTCGACATGAGCCGCCGCTTCGCGCTCGGCCGGTGGATCCAGCTGACGACCGGCGCGCCCATTCTCGTCGATGCCATCGCCGCCTTCGATTGCCGCCTGATCGAGGTCAAGATCATGGCCACCCATCTCATCCTCTTCGGCGAGGTTGTCGACGTGCAGATCGGCGGAAAGAAACCGCCGCTCATTTATGTGGACCGGGGATACCACACGCTTTAA
- a CDS encoding XdhC family protein — MQLSTLQTLNSVRAARQAAVVVSDLSDGGSQVFPEGGPLPPMWEAAIGEALRSGRPRLAELGGRSLFFNVHMPPPRIVVIGAVHISQALARLAPVAGFDMAIIDPRTAFATVERFGGVELLADWPEDILPARPLDRYTALAALTHDPKIDDYPIRAALEAGCFYVGALGSRKTHAKRVERLSQAGVSAEETARIKAPIGLDIGASSPSEIAVAVLAEIIEALRRRDLTGQQGEAK; from the coding sequence ATGCAACTGTCCACCCTCCAGACATTGAATTCGGTCCGCGCAGCGCGCCAGGCGGCCGTGGTCGTCAGTGACCTTTCGGATGGCGGCAGCCAGGTCTTCCCGGAGGGTGGCCCCCTTCCGCCGATGTGGGAAGCGGCAATCGGCGAAGCTCTGCGTTCGGGTCGGCCTCGTCTTGCAGAACTCGGAGGGCGGTCGCTTTTTTTCAATGTTCATATGCCGCCGCCACGCATCGTGGTCATCGGTGCCGTTCATATCTCGCAGGCTTTGGCCCGCCTTGCACCGGTCGCAGGCTTCGACATGGCGATTATCGACCCACGCACTGCTTTCGCGACGGTCGAGCGCTTTGGCGGCGTCGAGCTTCTCGCCGATTGGCCGGAAGACATTCTGCCCGCGCGGCCGCTGGACCGCTATACGGCTCTCGCCGCTCTGACCCACGACCCGAAGATCGATGATTATCCCATCCGCGCCGCATTGGAGGCCGGTTGCTTCTACGTCGGAGCGCTCGGCAGCCGCAAGACCCATGCGAAGCGCGTGGAGCGTCTGTCGCAAGCTGGCGTTTCGGCCGAGGAGACCGCACGGATCAAGGCACCGATCGGCCTCGACATCGGCGCTTCGAGCCCGTCCGAAATCGCCGTCGCCGTGCTGGCGGAGATCATCGAAGCATTGCGCCGCCGCGACCTGACCGGCCAGCAGGGAGAGGCAAAATGA
- the rpe gene encoding ribulose-phosphate 3-epimerase — MTHPIRIAPSILAANFSKLGQEVRDVVEAGADWIHLDVMDGHFVPNITFGPDVIKSLRPHTKATFDCHLMISPADPFLEAFAKAGCDILTVHAEAGPHLHRSLQTVKSLGKKAGVSLNPATPESAIEYVLDTVDLILVMTVNPGFVGQKFIDAAEEKIRRIKAMIGGRPIEIEVDGGIAPETAGVAAKAGANVLVAGSAIFKGDAVDAYRSAIEAIRAPAEKARG, encoded by the coding sequence ATGACCCATCCCATTCGCATTGCCCCGTCGATCCTGGCGGCCAACTTCTCCAAACTCGGCCAGGAGGTGCGCGATGTCGTCGAAGCTGGCGCGGACTGGATTCACCTTGACGTGATGGATGGCCATTTCGTGCCGAACATCACCTTCGGGCCGGACGTCATCAAGTCTCTGCGCCCCCACACCAAGGCGACATTCGATTGCCATCTCATGATTTCCCCGGCGGATCCTTTTCTCGAGGCGTTCGCCAAGGCTGGTTGCGATATCCTGACCGTGCACGCCGAGGCAGGCCCGCATCTTCATCGCTCGCTGCAGACGGTGAAGTCTCTCGGCAAGAAGGCCGGCGTCTCACTCAATCCGGCAACGCCGGAAAGCGCCATCGAATATGTTCTCGACACGGTGGATCTCATTCTGGTGATGACGGTCAACCCTGGCTTCGTCGGCCAAAAGTTCATCGATGCCGCGGAAGAGAAGATCCGGCGGATCAAGGCGATGATCGGCGGTCGCCCGATCGAGATCGAGGTGGACGGAGGCATCGCTCCCGAGACGGCCGGCGTGGCCGCCAAGGCCGGCGCCAATGTGCTGGTCGCAGGCTCGGCAATTTTCAAGGGTGATGCCGTCGACGCCTATCGCAGCGCCATCGAGGCGATCCGGGCGCCGGCTGAGAAGGCACGCGGATGA
- a CDS encoding XdhC family protein has protein sequence MLNQPNVLDPLEIVETWHKEGRAVALATVIETWGSAPRPVGSHLAIDSDGNFQGSVSGGCVEGAVIAEAADVIASGVPKVLEFGVADETAWRVGLSCGGRIRVYVERIDG, from the coding sequence ATGTTGAATCAGCCGAACGTCCTCGATCCGCTGGAGATCGTTGAAACCTGGCACAAGGAAGGCCGCGCCGTGGCGCTTGCGACGGTAATCGAGACTTGGGGCTCCGCGCCGCGTCCAGTCGGCAGTCATCTGGCGATCGACAGCGACGGGAATTTTCAGGGTTCGGTTTCGGGCGGCTGCGTTGAAGGCGCCGTGATCGCCGAGGCCGCAGACGTGATCGCGTCCGGCGTGCCGAAGGTGCTCGAATTCGGCGTTGCCGACGAAACCGCATGGCGCGTCGGTCTTTCCTGCGGCGGCCGTATCCGGGTCTATGTCGAGCGAATTGACGGCTGA